The following are from one region of the Juglans regia cultivar Chandler chromosome 10, Walnut 2.0, whole genome shotgun sequence genome:
- the LOC108979976 gene encoding uncharacterized protein LOC108979976, translating to MATTTSLITFRPTGIRACANSGHGRSDLDSRKSASSPNWWTPIFNWSAEPDYIDSGSNELVHDASEKPKRSSDSSKSSRPRFAPGSFTEEKARQLRMMTKETKSFHDAMYHSAIASRLASEFKNRSDQ from the coding sequence ATGGCTACAACCACCAGTCTGATTACTTTCCGACCCACAGGGATCCGAGCGTGTGCAAATTCGGGTCACGGGAGATCCGACCTGGACAGCAGGAAAAGCGCCTCGTCGCCCAACTGGTGGACCCCGATCTTCAATTGGTCCGCAGAGCCCGACTACATTGACTCCGGGAGCAACGAGCTGGTCCACGACGCCTCGGAGAAACCGAAGAGGAGTTCGGACTCCTCGAAGTCTTCGCGACCCCGGTTCGCCCCTGGTAGCTTCACGGAGGAGAAGGCGAGGCAGCTCCGGATGATGACGAAGGAAACCAAATCGTTTCACGACGCCATGTACCACTCCGCCATCGCCTCCCGGCTCGCCTCGGAATTCAAGAACCGCTCCGATCAGTGA